The DNA window AAGAGACATTTTGGAGATAAGCTTATTCCTACTTAGAGGAATCATAATATATAATTGAAGTATGTCATTTGCGATACACAAATTATTCAGCTAGAGCAGTTAAGTGATGTGGTAAATCCGACCATTTGGATTTATCATGGTCGGATTTATCATGCatatttcaaattcaatcatttttcAAATCTCATATATATGCTTATGCACACCCAAATAATATCATACACCTTTGTAGTCCTAAAGCTTTTGTTAGAAAAGTGTACCTGATATTGAAGTATAAGTCCATTGTTTTTTATATGGCTTGTCTTCCTTGCTTGATGTATCAAAGAGGACTAACACAAATGCTGCAGCAAACGAACCAAATAGGTTGAGTCGTATTTTAGTAGACATTCTCCTTTAGGTTTGAAACACCCCCCACAAGAGTACAATTggggttttaccaaaaaaaaaaagaaagtacaaTTGGGGATACTTGCGTTTACCTCCAAGACAAAACAACCACTGATCATGCTCTGATTGTACTAAGACTTTGATACTTTGGGAGAGTTAGACTAGGCTCACTAATTATGAATTGAattatgtcaaaaaaaaaaaaagtatgatttGAATAATGGTTTTGATGCATTCGAACAAAACATTATAAGAAGTTTTGACAGAAACAATATTGTTCCAAATAAGTATttaccataacacattaacaatatgtgagaaagagagagagagtttcagaAACTTGATATTGTCAATATTATATCCTTTATATATAGATAAACGGAGGGGTGCTCTCTGTATATATAGAGGTACAAGTCTACGTATGAACATCTCCCTTTACTCGTATAGAGGTGCCTGTTTACGTATAGACATCTACATGTAGAGGTACAACATGTGTACATTATGAAAAGTGTTCTTTGACCACACCCACACTTGTACCGAACATTGACCATAGCTTAGGTTAAGTGAATTGAAAGTACTCAGTAAcaccccccccacacacacacacacaaacatgagaagagaaaaagttTCGCTCTAAAGGATTTGCCCTTTTGAAACAAGTCTATATATATGCTTATAATTCCTCTCATCTCAAACCAATGTAGAACTAAACACTTTCCTTTTTGTTCagatattttgaattttcatttaAAGTTTCCCTCCAAAACTTTTGAGctcaaaaccaaaactaaaagtaaaaaagtaaaactaGGGAATATATCATTATTTTGAGCCTCTACTTttatataaattatatatacttctataaaaacacaattttttttttaataatttatttttgccATGTGGTTAActctaattaaattaaaacttGACATGCAAATAAGGGACTATGGGGCCTTCTTGTTCACAAAATTTTAGCCATATTTAGATTATCACAAAACTGAAATgataaatgattaaaaaaatcaaatttcaccAATGTAATGACAAAAATTATATTTGGTGTCATTGCATCACTATTATTGTGTTTTAGGAACATCATTAATCGAAAGCTTTTGGCCTTAAGATTTGATCATTATGAGTAAAAACTTCTATCCCCCATGAAGAAAGATGGATCTCAATGTTGATTGAATCATTGACAACCTTTAAAGTTAATTTTGAGTGCACACATATTCTCTCCAATGCCAATTCCGTAAGCATTGGCTCAATTTCTATAAATTATACATATTAGCCACCATCTTCATTGCATTGCTTGCATTGTTGGTATATTGCACTGCCAACTATATCATAGAAGTTGAAGCTCTTGCTGCCTAAAACTAAATTGCCTCATTGATTGTATTTTGTGGTAATGATAGTGGAGAACTAATTTATCCATATTCTCTACTTTCAGATATGTGCACATCAAACCTGAAATTTTTAACAattattaatttcatttattattcGTGATTATTAATGGGTTGTGGTTGTCTTTAGATTTTCACCTAAATTCGTATtcaattagggataaaaaaggacaTCTTGCTCAAATGGCCGTCACACCAAGTGCTTTTCAGAATGATGATTATAAGACACATGTATGAGTGCACATTCGGAATGTGCACTCATATCACACTAAAATCTTATACATATTGTTTTCAGTAATTAGAAATAAGAttcttatttataaaatttgatTGGTCCCTTAATCTTAAAAAGTCCTTATCATTGTTGTTACACATCATGATTATTAACTATATATCGGTGTATTAGATTCATGATGTTTGATTTGAACTAAAGAGTCGCTCAATATGAAATCAACCAACGATTGGAGAATATTGAGGAGAGAAAATGTATGTATATACCTAAATTAAAACCAAGATTCAACAATAGTTTAAtagataattaattatttattttataaactaATATTAGTtatattattaaatattttgaaagtaTTTTCATCCAATCATTGGCATAGAATCTTTGTATTGGCATATTTGATGGACTAGGTTTTCGACAATAACTGAATTAAATGCCCTATAATCCATTATATGATATTGTTTATGGActaatatataattaatttgATTAAATATTGAATTTCTACAATGAAAAGGCGATAGCAGGCACCTCCGGCGTCCATTTTCACATAAACTACTATTTGTATTTGGGAGCTAGCGCACCTTAATGCGCTCTTGaatcaatcaatcaaaatcaaattgaaaggAGATTTTGTGTACTATTTATTTGCAGAGAGAATGGCACTAACTTCTCTATTATTATCTTTATAATAATGTTAACCAAGATGAGCTGATACTGTGATACATGGTTAAGGTTTTACTGGTGTAACTTGGGTCGGGCTCGCGACTCTGGCCTTAACTCGCTAACAAGGGAAAACCGTGTCTAACACGCTGGTTCGTGAGGTTCTTATGAATCAGAAGACGAATCGACCGGTTTTAAACCGCCTTTACACGAACCACTCTGGTTTCCGTTAATAAGctttgaaacagaaaaaaaaaaaaaaaaaaaaaaaggggaaaacttCATTTTGGGAGTTCCCAGTTCGATCTGTAAAATTGAAAACCCAATCGCTCTGCCAGTAAGCTGCGTTTCGAGTTTTCCGACACCACTTTTTGTTCAGAACAGTAGGAGACGAAGGattgaaggaagagaagaagaagatatggtTTAAAGTTGAAACTCAATCAAAGAAGTGGAATAAggaactctctctctcgtgCGCGCTTTCTCTCTTGTGTGTTCTGTAGCGGAGTTGGAGCATTGGAGCTAGTAAgtctttctctccctccataccaaaattttgtttctgCAACTTAGAATTAGCTTCTTATTTCTAccccttccttaggtagtggaatcttttcccttcattttttagttttggtaaaatttaaaaatttgtaTCTTGTTTTTATTGTCCTGAAGAGCAGGGGAGAAATCAGAAAATCCATACCATAAATCTGGAGAACTGGAATTTATTTATCGGGAAACCCATGCCAGAAATCCTGAGAACTGGAACTGATTTGCTGGAACCCCtgtttaataatatatatttagtGATATTAGGGCAGGGAATAAACTTAGTTGATTATTCTAAAACCACAGTTCAATAGTCTATTTTTTCTGTTATTAGAATTAGGAATAAACTTAGTGGAACCGTTTTAATTAGTTATCTGAGATAGGCATTAGAACTATGAGTTCAATTATGGATTCTTGTGAGGCAGGGATATTCGACCTTATCAATGGTTTCCTACCAGTGTATGAGCCCATGATACAGATAAAGTATAAAACAGGAGTAATGAAGTAAATGGCCCAAgcgctatcattttcagacttAACTTTTGTGATTCAGTCAGTTTAATTGATCTAATTTCCCTTTGGAGCTTCTTCATTCCCCAACATCTGATCCTCTTAACTCTAGAAGGTCCTCATTTGTATTCTACTCAAATCAACAGATTCGGACAAAAAACCCATTACATCAATGGCGTCAAAGAGGAAAGAGTCGGAAGGTATAGCCCTCTTATCCATGTACAATGACGAAGATGAAGAcatggatgatgttgatgaagAGGAAGACAATAGAGAAGATGCTATTAATGATGATGCAGTTTCTCCAGACTCTGCTCCTGAAGCTACACCCCATAACGTTCAGTCTCAAGCTTCTCTCCCAACTGAAGATTCAACTCCAAAAAGTGATAGGTTTGCATCTTTGACACCACAACAGCCCCAGGTTTTACTAAAGTCTCCACCATTTACATCACAGCCACCACCATCTTCTGCCCCCTTTTTGGATGCTCAAAGGACAAGAAAAGGAACTCTCACAATTGTGGATTATGCTCATGATGAAACCGCAATGTCTCCTGAAGCTGAGGTAACTAGTTCTTTTTGTCTTTCTATTTGTATGGGACTTTAATAATTTTACAGTTTGCTTGATACCACCATACCTAGTTGGTGGGGAGATTGGTTAAGGTTGTTCTCAGTTTAACCTTCCAGATGTTGATTCGTCACCATGTTAACAGATGGGAAATTATTGTTTTCGTTGTTATCATTGTTTTTATGATGTTTATTTGCAGGAGGGTGAAATAGTCAGTGCTGGACGTGTCATGTTTGGTGAGGAGCTTCAAACTGCAAATGGTATGTATTCCCTACAGTGGTTTGCTGTTTTCTAGTATACTTTCAGATTCTAACCTTATTCCAAGGAATTTTTTTAGATGCTTTCATAAATTAAATGCCAAACCAATTCTTGGCCAGGAGCAAGCATTTTAGAGGGTCAGTTTGTTTTGCAGTCACTCTTGTGTCCTTATTTGTGGTATATTTGCTTGGTACTATTGGTGTTTCTTTCTTTAACAGTTTGTTGTATGGATTAACTTTGGTTGCCATGATGTGTACTGCAATACTGAAGGACTTTTGTAGTACAATATGTAATTATGATATGggtatttattttttcccagCTTTatctcattttattattattggtgGCCATTAGATAAATGAAAAATGTCTTGTTTGGTCTCACTAGGTGATACTGCACTACTAATATATTCATTGGTTGCTAATTGATGCTGGAAATACTCTTGGATTGGAATTTGGTATTTCCCCCATATGTTTCCTCATTTGCAAATGTATTTGCATTTGCAGGTGACTTCCAAGAGAAAACACCTCAAGGAATGGTTCAGACATTAACAGACACTCAAACAACTCCTCAACCTTCTGACCAACCGCCCACACTACAATCTGATAACAATATCTCAATAAATGGCTCTAGAGTCGACTCAGAAGTTGCAGTTGTTGAGGAAGCTATTATGGTTTCCACAGATGTACCAATAGATGCTCATCCATTAGAAAAGTTTCTCCCACCGCCACCAAAAGCCAAGTGTTCGGAGCAACTCCAAGTAAGTATTTTTGTCAACAATTTATTGTATGGGGGGATTTTCTTGAGTATGTTTTTGTATGCAAGAACACCAAAATTTGGAAATATAGATTTGTGCATCCATTATCAAGTGGTATGGAACCTTAGGCCTCCTTTGCTTAAGTTGCTTCTTTGCAAATTAAGAGCATTTGCATGGAGTTGTGGTCACCTGATTACTTGACTATCGGACCTGATGAGGCTCTAACTAACCTAGGACCTAGGAATCCAGGAACCTTTTGAAAAACCAGAATCGCAGTGAAGGGTAATAGAAAACAGATCCGAGAGAAAACTCAATATCAGAGAATCAGATAATCAAAAAAAGGACGtacctagtgcacaaggctcccctCACTCTGTGGTCTGGGGagagtcataatgtacacagccttacccccgcttcgcagggaggctgtttcctgactcgaacccgtgactacttggtcacaatggagcaaccttaccgttgcaccaaggtccaccctcAGATTTCTGGCGGAGAACAATTCCTCAAAATATGGTTCAGATCTGATGGTGTGATTCGGAATTAGGGAAGTATCTTACTAATGAAAGGATTCTAGAATTAGGGTTTCCAGAACAAGGAATCGATCTCAGATATTAATGGGATAGAACCACCAATCAAGAGAGATCAGAATAATAACAACAGTATCAATAGAATACAAGAGAAACCAGAAACTGCTTCAAGTATGGTAAGAAACTGAGAAATCAGATATGCAATGGGACTCTGTTAAACCAATGGCAAAATTAGATTTTGACACCAGGAAGGGGTTAAAGGTCTGATCCGATTGAtaaatttggaaataaaattgaaatcagatttgagaatttgaaaatttcagaCAATCTTACTGTGGAAAGGACTACTTGAAATCGATtaaaaatagggttttgaaTGCTGATTTTGAAAACAGAACTTAACAATGATTAATTGAATTCAGATCTGAAGTTTAAGAATTTAAAACAACAGCCAACAAAATAATATGAATTAAGAACAGAAGTATAATGGAAACTGGTGCAGGAATGGAATAACCTGTATTTGATTAGAAATaagataagaaggaaaaaaagggatatgaccttggaatcaccaccagAGGCCTCAATTGGAATCACCACAAAAGACGCTGGGACTCAATCACCACAGTACTAAGTTCTGAATCATCACAGAACAGTAAAAACAGGCTGAAGCCAAATCTCATTGATCAAATTAGTGTACAAGTTTGTagcccttacaaacttatatagaagattcaaaaatagactcaaaactcaaaaaatgAAATGCCTAAACAAATCCTGAATTGATATGGTAACTTAAACTGACTAGCAAAACTGAAATA is part of the Macadamia integrifolia cultivar HAES 741 chromosome 9, SCU_Mint_v3, whole genome shotgun sequence genome and encodes:
- the LOC122088034 gene encoding SAP30-binding protein-like — its product is MASKRKESEGIALLSMYNDEDEDMDDVDEEEDNREDAINDDAVSPDSAPEATPHNVQSQASLPTEDSTPKSDRFASLTPQQPQVLLKSPPFTSQPPPSSAPFLDAQRTRKGTLTIVDYAHDETAMSPEAEEGEIVSAGRVMFGEELQTANGDFQEKTPQGMVQTLTDTQTTPQPSDQPPTLQSDNNISINGSRVDSEVAVVEEAIMVSTDVPIDAHPLEKFLPPPPKAKCSEQLQERINKFLAYKRAGKSFNAEVRNRKDYRNPDFLLHAVRYQDIDQLGSCFCKEVFDPHGYDKSDYYEELEADMRRELERKDQGLKKNQKLEFASGGTQPGTAPAGPKINVPIPVTAADALARDGRQNKKSKWDKVDGDQRNHLLPGGQDSVSKVGAHAALLSAANLGAGYTAFAQQRRKEAEEKKSSERKLDRKS